The following nucleotide sequence is from Melioribacteraceae bacterium.
TTCTGATATTAATGTTGATTCAGCGTTTGAAGATTCAAGAAAATCGATGACGGAATTATTTAAAAAGCTCAAGCATGAGATAGAATCATTAGATCCAACCTTGGCAGATGCTGTAGACAAAGGACGAGATAGATCGTTAAATAATGTTGATCAGTTATTGGGGAAAGCAAAAAAAGCTCGAGAAAGACAACATGAAACAGCTCTTCGGCAAATTGAAAAAGTTCGCACAATTCTTTATCCAAACAGCAATCTGCAAGAAAGAGAATTGAGCTTCATTTATTTCGCTCATAAATACGGTTTGGATATTGTTAAATGGATTTTCGATCAAGTGCTAATTAATAAGTTCGAACATCAAGTCATTGAACTCTAGAATTATCCAGCAATATAATTCAACTGCTGTAAAAAATTAGGATTTGAAATTGAAACACATTCGAAATCTTTTATTTGTGTTTCATCAAAAACTAATGATGATAAAACTGCAAACGCCATGGCAATTCTATGATCACCAAAACTTTCGAAAAATGTTGGTTTAGTTTTTATATCACTGTTGATGGAAAAACCATCTTCATATTCGCTAACCTCAAGACCGAGTTTTATAAAATTATCGCACAAGGATTTGATTCTATCGGATTCCTTAAATCTAAGTTCTTCTACTCCCCTAATTTCAAAAATACCTTGAGCAAATATTCCGGCAATTGATAAAATTGGAATCTCATCAATAATATTGGGAATAATTGTGTGATCAATTTTTATATTTTTCAATTGAGATGATTTTACAATTATATCACCTAATTCTTCTCCGGCAACTGTTCTTTGGTTTTCAAGTTTTATTAATCCACCCATCGATTGCAGAACTTCAATAATTCCGGTTCGAGAAGGATTTAATGAAACATCTTTTAACTGAAGTTCACTCGACTCACTCAACAGCGTCAATACAATAAAAAAGGCTGCTGTTGAAATATCGGAAGGAATTACATAATCCCTAGCAACCGGATAATTTTTTTGAGAAACATGTATTAACTTTTTATTTTCAACTTCTTCAATTCTGCAATTCAACATTCTTTCTGTATGATCACGTGTATGATCCTTTTCGATAACCGTGGTTTCATCATCCAAATGTAAACCTGCTAATAAAATTGCGCTTTTAACTTGCGCACTTGCAACTTTCATTTCGTAAACAATGGGATGTAAACTTTTTGATGGTAAATACTTCGCTGGAAGATATTGATCATTATTTA
It contains:
- the aroA gene encoding 3-phosphoshikimate 1-carboxyvinyltransferase is translated as MMQTIKKINKVKGELTLPGDKSISHRSVFFSSLANGTSRIINLLESEDILSTINCFRNLGCSIHKINEEYIVEGNGLHGLTKPDKILDAGNSGTTARLISGILAAQKFESKLMGDSSLSKRPMKRVVEPLREMGAVIELNNDQYLPAKYLPSKSLHPIVYEMKVASAQVKSAILLAGLHLDDETTVIEKDHTRDHTERMLNCRIEEVENKKLIHVSQKNYPVARDYVIPSDISTAAFFIVLTLLSESSELQLKDVSLNPSRTGIIEVLQSMGGLIKLENQRTVAGEELGDIIVKSSQLKNIKIDHTIIPNIIDEIPILSIAGIFAQGIFEIRGVEELRFKESDRIKSLCDNFIKLGLEVSEYEDGFSINSDIKTKPTFFESFGDHRIAMAFAVLSSLVFDETQIKDFECVSISNPNFLQQLNYIAG